The window TAAGATTTGGTACTTACGTCGCCTCCTCCAAGGAATATATTCGTAGCTCATACGTAACCCGATGGGCTGCAATAGGATGTCTGGTAGGTGAAGTTGCAGCACTCATGGCATCATGGTGAAGTTGTCCGTGAAAACCAGGATCAGCTTCCATGTTAGGCAGAATACATGCAACACAAGCTGCTAAAAATCTCCCACATGGTGAAAAGTGGGCTCCCATTTCACTGAAGTAGACAATATACATCATGTAAGCATTCAGAACAGTTAATCATATGCCATGTCTGGTTTTACACTAACATAACAATTAGGAGCAGTCAAATAACTTGAAAAGTACGGTTCAGAGGCTAATCATCAACTACCCTAAGAGAAAAATTAGATCAAGCAGCTCGTACAGCAGGAGTGACAGTTTAGTAGCCTCCTTCAAGATTAATACATATCACTTCAAGCCAAAGTTTTTAACAGTAGAAATTATCTCACCTACAAAGCACAGCATGTGGTATCATTAAGCGACACTTTTCAGCATCAAGCGGTGCACATGGAGCCTTAACATCATAAGGCCATATTCTGAGTTTCACAGTGCAAGGCAATTCGGGAGCCGCTGCTGCAGCCAGTGAAGTAGCTATCTCTGACTGGAACCGACTCATAAAAGCTTGAGAATCATTTTCATCATGTACAACGTTAATGGGAGCAGCGCTATCACCAGATCCAACAACAGGTATCGCTCTAGAGCGTGAAGAACGGTGACGAGAACCAGATCTTCCAGACCTTGGATGATTACTGTTTGAAATGACTGATGGAACTGCAGGAGGATGTTCTACTTCACCATAAGCCGATACACTACTTGTGGCACTACTGTGCTCTGAATGAATCGCTCGTCGGCCAGCTTGGCTTTGGCCAATCAACCATCCTTGCAAGAAAGGTAATTCCCAGTATGCAGGGTCACTGAAAGGGAAAAATTGATTGTTTCTTTCCTCAGCCGGCACATCAGTCTCCATAGGATCAACTACAGGTTCGGATGCATTCTCAGTATCCCTAACAGAAGAACCAGTCTGAGCTTGTGCAGGAGATAAAGTTGGCTCAACAGGGGACAATAAAAGTTCATATTGGCCAGAAGGAGTTGAGTAAGTGAGAAGTCGGACAGATGCAGAAGTGTCCGCTCTGTGCTGTGTGCTGTCAGAAGCCATGTCTGCATCGCTCTGCTGCAAAGGCATTCTAGGATCACCTCTAGCGATTGATGGCCAGATCATGAATGGAAGAGACATGATGGGCAATTCATTTGCTGAAGCAGATCGGTAAGTGGAGTGAGCATCTGTCAAATACACAGTAGGAGGAGGGTACCGCAAGTTACCCGGAGAAGTTGCAAGCGTCATTGAAGAATCTGATGAGTCCAGATCATTGACCTATAAAACAAGAGTGTTGATAAGATCTACAGCATTCATAACTTACAACCCAAAATAACAGCACCAGAAAATACCTCAGCTGTTAAAAGAAATGGGGCACCATGTGGGTGGAAATGTACAGCACGAAGTGAACGTCTTGTCTTTAGTACGATAGCTGGTGAAGATGCTTCCCCTCTTCTGTTGTAGTGCCACATATACAGCTACCATAGATTGAAACATCATCATTACAACCAGAAGTTGCAATGAACAAACCAAAACGTATTGGATTCCGTGTTTCTTACCTTGTGGCCTGAAGCAACAGCCAGAACTTCCCCTTGGGCATGGAAGGCAATGGATGCAATAGGACGATCTGCAGGATAAAATTTCCACCATATGTATTAACAAAACAAAATAGTAAAGAGCAATGTTTTTTGTTAAACCAGTAAGATGTTACAAGGTATTACAAAAATCACGTGATCCTATACACTCGGCAGTTTTTGCATCCCATAAACGAACTTCATGATCCAAACTTCCACTTGCAAGTATGTCAGAATATAATGGATGGAAACGAACCTGCAGAATTTTAACCACAATGTTAGATATCAATGCAGGAATGAGATATTCAAAGTTGAAAGAAGCAATATCAGCACAGCCAAGACGCATATGAAATAAGGAACCACCAGAGACTGCCAAAATAAAACTACAGACAACATAGAAAAGCCTCAAAAGTTGCAGTCTTCTTTcattgggttggggttcaaaagAATTGAAGGGCTTAGACATGTGAGCAAAACATTAAGCATTTATCTTTCTATCTTTTTTCTTGTTCTGACAAGTACCAAGCATTTATCTGCATTAATATTTGATATCAGATTGGATAGTTTAGCTCCCTTAGAAGCATATCCACAAACATAAAGTAAAAGGAATATAATGTTTCAAGCTCTTTGACATTTTGCAAAGCAATTATATGCCTTCTAAACATTGTGTCGACCAAAATCCCAGCATTTTCAATCATTATCATTAGTACCTAGTTGACTGAAATATTGTTTTCCAAGTAGATAATGAGTTCATCCAAGAATGCAGCATAACTATTTCAGATGACTAAAGATCAAAAAACAGCCTTACCACCCAAGGAGTCCTGCGATGTCCACTTAACACCTTTAAGCACTTTCCACTTTGGCAATCAATTATCTTTACTGTGTGATCTCCGCTGCCGCCATGGTAACAAAATATTTCAACAAACTTGACAGAGAAGCATAAATAATGAAATTTGCTCAACCCCATATAGGTGACATATTTGCTTATACACCAATTCACAATATTGACAGAGGACTCTTTTTTTTGAGATACGAATATAGTAACTGCGGATTCAGAAATGGATATGCAATTATTACATTGACTCAAAGATGTGTATTAGATAGACAGTTTTAATATCTGAGGGGAGAAGTAAGAAATTGGGTCAAATTAACCAGCAAGACACTAAAATGCCTAACAAAATAGATACTTGAACATGAAAACGTATTCGAAGAGAGACTGACTGAGTAGAAGCGAGTGTCTTCCCATCAGGACTGAATGCCGCAGCAATAGTAGACCTAGGCGGAGGCAACAGTGGACAATACTTAGCTGAAAAATGTCTCAATGACTCTGCCTCTACCCTGATAAAATTAAAATAGACGATGTGAGAAGCACAATTGAAAATTTGCAGCTATAATTAACTTTGCGAGAAAGAAACAAGAAAACATACAGAATGTAACTACCATGATATAAGACCCTGTCTCGGGTCTCTTGCTACTTGGCTTTTTAATCCACAGGAATGAACAGAACATTTAGAGTTCTCACCCCAAAACTTCTTAGAACTGCGTTTAGTTCGAGGAGATACCTCCCTCCTCGTTAGCAGCTGAAAGACGTTACCGCAGCTGGCAAAGAATCAAACCACCTTAGCAACCAAAATACAAGCAAATCTGTGCAATCTAATTTAAAAGTTTCACACCGTTGTACATACCCACAAAAGTTTTATCTTTGAGAAAATACTCACAATGTTTATCAAAACCATGTGTATAATAAACACAACCTTTTTTATATGGTAAACACCACCACCGCTCCCCACACCAAAAAAAACCCCTCAAGGTTTGACACTGAGGGTCCCTTCCACTATGCTATACCCCACTTGTAATATAACTAAATATAGTTGCACCCAATGGTATGGCCTAGTGGTCAGAAACTGAGAACTCATGTTTATATCCCAGCGGAGGCAAAAACACTAGGTGAGTTCTTCCCATTTGCCTAACCTGTGATGGTGGAGCTAGCAGGTAACGCGTGGAATAATGAAGGGCCGCGCAAGCTGGCCCATACATCACCGTCATAAAAATTTATAACAAAATACATCACTAAACAAAACTGATATATTTCCAatctttgaaaaaataatttccaaCTGAATCCAAACCAATTGAAGCTGAAAGTTCAATTATTTTGCCCAAAAACCTATTCAAGTAACAACTTTATCATAATTCATAAGCATCACCATTATCCATATCATCGTGAACCCTTTAAGCTAGTAGCTAACATTAAGTATCCCAACATAATTGATAAAACTCACACCTTTAGCTAAGATTAACCTAAAAACTTATTTTTCTTACTCATTAAATTAAAAGATGCAATTATCATTCAAAACACATTAATAATTTTGCTAACTCAGATCAATCATAAGGATTGCTATTTGAATTTCCAATAGAACCCATCAGATCCTCTAAATTTAGCTTCCCCAAAAGCtgaaattaagctaaatttcAGATCTTTGaatgaaaataacaataataatgtaATAAAGATGAAATCTTTAGGATTTTGAGGGTTAAAAGAATAAACCTGTGTTTACAATTAGGGTTTTGGGCAATCGAATGAGGCGGCGAATTCTGCCGCCGCGAAATTGACGTGGATGAATCGCTGCTTGAATTCTCCGGCCAAAGTGACACCCTCATAATTCTATTCGCTCAAACGAAACCCTCATGCCCTAAAATTTACCGGTATTTTCAACAATTGCCCTCGAATTTGGAGGAAATTTACGCCAGAATATAGAGAGGGAAGGGGGGCAATATGAGATCTTGCAGAAGGGCAAAATGGGAATAAGGAAAAATGAGAAGAAGGAAGGAAGACGACGTGAGATTTTGGGGGATTTCCCTTTGGATTTTCCGGCATCGGACAATAATATGTTTACTTTGACGTCTTATGCAGCAAAATGACATATATGTCCTTGGTAGGATGGAAAAATTGAGTCACAATTGTTTATGTTGGCGCGTGAGTGCACTCTTTCATTTTCTGTTGTTTTTCTCTcttatagcttgtttggatggttgttgtCCATtttatcgtatcgtattgtttctttaaatataatgtttgttttgattgttacttaaattttattatatcatatcgttaaatccgtcgttacataacgacgaaatgtgtcactttatgtaacgatcgatttggtgtggtcgcatcgttaccttgtctttttctctcaatctcaccatctattaaattattttattttatcatttatcctaccgttttatatagtaattttacgttgtatcataatttttctttataatattgcaagtttattcttcatattgctggtgcgtgatatcatgaaacgatggcaaatgacacaatctatccaaacattgtatttatcaaacgatacagtacaatacaatacagtacgatacgatacattatgaaacgatgcgtaacaaccatccaaacaagctgttaaggAAAAACTGAAAAGAAATATACACAAttaattaggggttttgggtttgAACTTTAAAATTAGACAATGTGAATTCTAATTAATCAACTAGAGTATTTCGAATAGATAATGTATAAAATGAAAAGAAGTGAATGAATTgcatttaaaatttattattcatTAATTAAGTTCATTGAAGGATGATGTCAAATTAATATAAGATTCGTGATACAACGAAATTTTACGATCATACGATAATActgaataattctcaattttattatttcttctatattttgaaatttattttgttccaaaaaaataaatcataacaacaacaatctcACGTCGTAATATTAAAGTGTCACATGGATAATATGTCGCAGTATATTTATGGATTACTAAAAcgctttttaaaaaatattgattAGATGTTTTTAAATGGATATCTATGCTCACTTAGATGACACTCTTATAAGAACAATTTAAAAAAACGCacatgttataaaatataaccaaaataacaatatagaacaagcaaaaacaaactaagagatatagagagaaagagaggagagattcttatttcttcttcaattgtgtgtcttttcctatctattacacgttctttatataggcataaaaagtgaagaaaatatgtcatggaatatgtcattgaacatacaaaatatgtcattgaatatgtcattaagcatttgagatgaagatcatggaagaagagtagacatccaccataatgtgatatttatcataacactcccccttggatgtccaaagataatgtgcctcgttaaaaccttacaaggaaaaaaatcctagtgaaggaaaaagagcacacatgtttagaaatatgcTTTTtagttgtctcgttaaaaactttgcaaggaaaacccaataggacaaaaccttgtaagggaaaaagagtacaacacgtattaactcccccttATGAGAGCATCAACTCACAtctttgagccttcgcatcccaattttGTATaccagtttcttgaaggttgatgttggtagagatttggtgaacaaatcagccatattatcacttgaacgaatctgctgcacattgatatcaccattcttttgaagatcatgtgtaaaaaataactttggtgaaatgtgttttgtcctatctccttttatgaatcctcccttcaattgggctatgcatgctgcattgtcttcatacaaaattgtgggtagtttttcACACTTCAAATCACATTTGTCTcggataagatgtattatagacctcaaccaaatacattctcgacttgcttcatgaatagaaattatctcagcatgattagaagaagtagccacgattgattgcttagtcgatcgccatgATATGGTAGTGccgccacatgtaaacacataacctgtTTGGGATCGAGCCTTAtgcgggtcagataaatacccagcatcggcataaccaacaagatcgggattgcaatcattgccataaaataatctcatatcggtagtcccttttagatatcgcaatgtgtttgatcccattccagtgtctccttgtaggagcagagttatatcttgctaagacattaaccgaaaaagttatgtcaggccttgtagtgttagcaagatacattagtgcaccaattgcactaagatatggtacttcaggaccaagaagttcttcattcttttcttgaggtcgaaacgggtccttattcacatcaagtgatcgaataatcatcggagtacttaatggatgtgctccatccatgtaaaaccgtttcaatacctttttaatgtaggcagattgatgaacaaaaatctcatttgtcaaatgttcaatttgcaaaccgagacataattttgtctttccaagatctttcatctcgaattccatctttaaataatcaattgccttttggagttctgtaggagttccaataagatttatgtcatcgacatatacggcaagtacaacaaattccggtgttgttttctttataaaaacacatggacaaatgacatcatttatataaccctcatttaataaatactcactaagacggttataccacattcttcttgattgctttagaccatacaaagatcttttcaatttgattgaaaatatttcccgGGATTTTGAATTCTGTGtgttaggcattttaaatccctcgggaattttcatgtatatctcattatcaagtgagccgtaaaggtaggctgtaactatatccattaaatgcatgtcaagctttccatggacagcaaaactaatgagataacggaatgttatagcatctataacaggagaatatgtcttTTCATAATCGataccaggcctttgtgaaaatccttgtgcaacaaggcgtgccttatatctttgtacctcatttttctcattccttttgcgtacaaagacccatttatagccaacaggcttaacaccattaggtgtttggactacaggcccaaaaacttcacgttttgcaagtgaaCTTAACTCTAATTGGATTgtttcttgccattttggccaatcaagtttttgtcgacattctccaacagattgaggttcaagatccttactttcttgcataatgctagatgcaacattatatgcaaagatgTAATCTACCACTATATCCATTCGATTCAAATTTGTCTTAATATcaattggatttattgatagttctttattttcttgagtcttAGGCTCATTGATTTTctcatgaatctcaggattggttaaatcgTGAATTTCATTATGAgactctttcgtagtgtcatcttgatcatttgttttcctttttctaggatttcgatccttagaacctaatGGTCTGCTACGTTTTAGGCGTgtttttgactcattagctatgacactagaagattgtccaatagggacatcaatacggattggaacattctctgcagggatatgtgattttgttatccttttcagatccgtaaatgcatctggcatttgatttgctattttctgcaaatggataatcttttgcacctctgtgtcacaaatagaggcacgtggatcaagatgagacaatgatgtattttttcacaaaatttcacgtTTGATTTCACTAATTTCTtcccctaattttgggaaaaatgcctcatcaaatcgacaatctgcaaaacgagcagtgaacaaatctcccgttaatgtttcaaggtagcgaataatggagggcgattcaaacccatcatatattcctaaccttctttggggacccatcttggtgcgatatgggggtgctacaggcacatatacagcgcatccaaaaattcttagatgagATATagtaggttcatgacccaaaattaattgcaacggggaatatttGTGATAATTTGTCGGTTTGAGACGAAttagcattgctgcatgcaaaatggcatgaccccaaacagaagtgggcaacttcgttttcatgagtaacggtcttgctatcaattgcagacgtttaattaaagactctgcaagaccattttgagtgtgaacatgagctataggatgttccacttttatcccaattgataagcaataatcattaaatgcttgggataaaaactcagcagcattatcaagtctaatagacttaattggattatcgggaaaTTGTGCATGTAATcggattatttgtgccattaattttgcaacgCGAGGCTGTgagatgacaataggcatacatgagaccatctaaaagatgcatctattaagaccataaaatatctaaatgacccactaggtgggtgaataggtccacaaatgtccccttgtataTGTTCTAAAAacgcaggggactcaatcccaactttgttggtgatggtcttatAATTAACTTGcattgataacaagaagtgcaagaaaattcattatttaaaagaattttcaaattctttaatggatgcttatttgagttttctatgattcgtctcatcataattgatccaggatggcccaagcgatcatgccaaagtacaaaagcaTTGGAAgcagtaaccttttggtttaaggtagaatgtgcctcaattgcactaatttttgtccaatacaggccacaagataaagatgggaacttctcaataatTCTTTTCTGGCCAGAGACATTCATGGTAACGATAAGATATTCcatattattctcatctattgtctcaatatgaaatccatttctgcggatatctttaaaactcaacaagttcctcttggacttggaggagaacattatTCTCTATGATAATTATTGTTCCcataggcagagttatagtagctcttccagacccttcaattagattactactaccagaaattgtagtaatatctgccttacacatacttaaatgagagaaatatttcttctctttgaatattgtatatgtcgtacatgaatcaattaagcaaatattttacaattgaactttgatccaagtttgctttgaaagatatccatatttgcttcccgtagtttgacatacaaaagaagtatatgaataaatattagtatttttagagaaaaatggaaaagaaataaagttaaacCAATAATTCAATATCAGCCTTTAATGCATTTTTTGGCAAATTctaattattatacaaataattacgCAAAAAATAATACATTTATACATATGActaatacaactacaacaaatttatttacatatataaattatttgcattttccaACACATTGTATGAAAAATAATTGATCCGTGTAAGAATAGAACATACTCATAAAATAAATTGAGGGTGAAGTAACAAAAGTTGTTCCAGGGTGCTTGTAAACCttttcttaaaaagaattaaagcaACGTAAAGGAAagttaaaattgttaaaagatcAGTGAGACTAGAATACTAATTAATAGGATATTActccttgtttgtgaaatttataaaatttcgaaaataaaaatattcttaaGAACTACATAAGAAGAATTATAAAGTGCAATAAAAATTACGAGATGTTTATTCATTACATACTACGAGTAGGAAAGCATAAAAATTAAATTGCTCATACATCTCTAACCATAAATCCATCACCGATCAAGTGGTTTATTTTTTCATCAGGGTGCTCAAAAAAATCTGCcacatccaagtgggtgatgtcaaattcattgtCATAGACAAAATTGGATTCAGGGCCTTTATTCTTCAGAGATGCTTGATAAAACTCAACCAAATATTTTGGTATGCGACAAATTTTTGCCCAATGCCCTTTTCCACCGCAACGATAGCATTTAGTTTCTGAACCCTCTGCGTTTCgcttctcatctttcccttttcatttttggaagTTATTTTTCGGTGGAGGATGATTAACACCTGAAAATTTCTTCCTTGGATATGGCCACGACCACGAATATGACCACGACCTTTTCCACTATTagcataatgggaatacacctcatcctctttaggcaatggtgtagacccagtGGGTCGATTTTTGTGATTTCTCATAAGCAATTCATTGTTTCGTTCAGCCACAAGTAGAAGAGAAATCAACTGAGAGTACTTTGTGAAGCCTTTCTCTCGGTACTGCTGTTGcaagaccatattggaggcatgaaaaATTGTAAacattttttcaagcatatcatagtcactgatattatctccacagagtttcaatttagaagtaattctaaacatagcagaattatattcagaaacagacttaaagtcttggagcctaagatgagcccaatcatatcgtgcttgtggaagagtgaccaactttaagttgtcatatctttcctttaaacTATTCCACAAAACAACTGGATCTTTCACTGtgagatattcaattttcaacccttcatcaaggtgatggcgcaagaaaatcaaggccttagcacagtcttgggtagatactttatctttatctttaatggcgtctccaagacccattgcatctaaatggataTCAGCATCCAAtacccatgtcatatagttcttgcccgaaatttcaagggcaacagactttcttttcataatgtcagacataatttaaaaaatataaatttgagaaaaattatacctTAATTTTCTCAAAGATCTTCTTGAGATGGTAGAGCcccgtgctgataacgtgttataaaatataacctaacaatatagaacaaacaaaaacaaactaagagatatagagagaaagacaggaagagagattcttatttcttctttaattgtgTGTCTTTTCCAatctattacaagacctttatataggcataaaaagtgaagaaaatatgtcatggaatatgtcattgaacatacaaaatatgtcattgaatatgtcattaagcatttgagatgaagatcatggaagaagagtagacatctaccataatgtgatatttatcataacaacACGGAATTATTTAGTAGTTTCATATATTTCATTACCATTAATCGTAGCTACATAAACTTTAGTTGTGAGAACTAACTCAATCATAGCTTTAGATTCAGCTGTGCCAGAAACAAACCTAAGCTAGCTAGCTAGCAATTCAATAATAGGTCATTCTCGTCATTACATTTAAGGCTGTTGACTTATTCGTATTAGAGAGCTTAATTCTTCTCTTCTTTCTCAAATAAAACGAGCGACTTAATGATCACCCTCAACTATGTCTCCTAAGAGGTCTAGTGGTCGTTGTAAATATAATCCAGTTTACAAGTTCGGAGTCGATTCTCATAAGGAATTAACCTACTAATTACAACCGCTAGTTTCACATGAATTCAAGTATTCaaccttcagaaatattaaaTAACGATTTGAATGATTATTAACTAAGA of the Nicotiana tabacum cultivar K326 chromosome 7, ASM71507v2, whole genome shotgun sequence genome contains:
- the LOC107822349 gene encoding uncharacterized protein LOC107822349 isoform X2, with the translated sequence MRVSLWPENSSSDSSTSISRRQNSPPHSIAQNPNCKHSCGNVFQLLTRREVSPRTKRSSKKFWGENSKCSVHSCGLKSQVARDPRQGLISWVEAESLRHFSAKYCPLLPPPRSTIAAAFSPDGKTLASTHGDHTVKIIDCQSGKCLKVLSGHRRTPWVVRFHPLYSDILASGSLDHEVRLWDAKTAECIGSRDFYRPIASIAFHAQGEVLAVASGHKLYMWHYNRRGEASSPAIVLKTRRSLRAVHFHPHGAPFLLTAEVNDLDSSDSSMTLATSPANELPIMSLPFMIWPSIARGDPRMPLQQSDADMASDSTQHRADTSASVRLLTYSTPSGQYELLLSPVEPTLSPAQAQTGSSVRDTENASEPVVDPMETDVPAEERNNQFFPFSDPAYWELPFLQGWLIGQSQAGRRAIHSEHSSATSSVSAYGEVEHPPAVPSVISNSNHPRSGRSGSRHRSSRSRAIPVVGSGDSAAPINVVHDENDSQAFMSRFQSEIATSLAAAAAPELPCTVKLRIWPYDVKAPCAPLDAEKCRLMIPHAVLCSEMGAHFSPCGRFLAACVACILPNMEADPGFHGQLHHDAMSAATSPTRHPIAAHRVTYELRIYSLEEATFGLVLVSRAIRAAHCLTSIQFSPTSEHLLLAYGRRHGSLLKSIVIDGDTTVPVYTILEVYRVSDMELVRVLPSAEDEVNVACFHPLVGGGLVYGTKEGKLRILQFDKSNGLDHTVSCFPDEDMLEVPTYALEG
- the LOC107822349 gene encoding uncharacterized protein LOC107822349 isoform X1; the protein is MRVSLWPENSSSDSSTSISRRQNSPPHSIAQNPNCKHSCGNVFQLLTRREVSPRTKRSSKKFWGENSKCSVHSCGLKSQVARDPRQGLISWVEAESLRHFSAKYCPLLPPPRSTIAAAFSPDGKTLASTHGDHTVKIIDCQSGKCLKVLSGHRRTPWVVRFHPLYSDILASGSLDHEVRLWDAKTAECIGSRDFYRPIASIAFHAQGEVLAVASGHKLYMWHYNRRGEASSPAIVLKTRRSLRAVHFHPHGAPFLLTAEVNDLDSSDSSMTLATSPGNLRYPPPTVYLTDAHSTYRSASANELPIMSLPFMIWPSIARGDPRMPLQQSDADMASDSTQHRADTSASVRLLTYSTPSGQYELLLSPVEPTLSPAQAQTGSSVRDTENASEPVVDPMETDVPAEERNNQFFPFSDPAYWELPFLQGWLIGQSQAGRRAIHSEHSSATSSVSAYGEVEHPPAVPSVISNSNHPRSGRSGSRHRSSRSRAIPVVGSGDSAAPINVVHDENDSQAFMSRFQSEIATSLAAAAAPELPCTVKLRIWPYDVKAPCAPLDAEKCRLMIPHAVLCSEMGAHFSPCGRFLAACVACILPNMEADPGFHGQLHHDAMSAATSPTRHPIAAHRVTYELRIYSLEEATFGLVLVSRAIRAAHCLTSIQFSPTSEHLLLAYGRRHGSLLKSIVIDGDTTVPVYTILEVYRVSDMELVRVLPSAEDEVNVACFHPLVGGGLVYGTKEGKLRILQFDKSNGLDHTVSCFPDEDMLEVPTYALEG